A single window of Aquabacterium sp. OR-4 DNA harbors:
- a CDS encoding winged helix-turn-helix transcriptional regulator, translating to MARGDLFAAACPSRAVLQHVTSRWGVLVLATLLVEGEQRFSVLRRRIGGVSEKMLSQTLKELEGDGFVLRLVQPSVPPQVAYRLSPQGRRVAALVRELVDWIEASMPAIEQARSLQPARVAAALK from the coding sequence ATGGCGCGTGGCGACCTGTTTGCCGCGGCCTGCCCCTCGCGCGCGGTGCTGCAGCATGTCACCAGCCGCTGGGGCGTGCTGGTGCTGGCCACGCTGCTGGTCGAGGGCGAGCAGCGCTTCAGCGTGCTGCGCCGGCGCATCGGCGGGGTCAGCGAGAAGATGCTGTCGCAGACCCTCAAGGAGCTCGAGGGCGACGGCTTCGTGCTGCGCCTGGTGCAGCCCAGCGTGCCGCCGCAGGTGGCCTACCGGCTGTCGCCGCAGGGCCGGCGCGTGGCCGCCCTGGTGCGCGAGCTGGTCGACTGGATCGAGGCCTCGATGCCGGCCATCGAGCAGGCGCGCAGCCTGCAGCCGGCGCGCGTCGCCGCCGCGCTCAAGTGA
- the nifH gene encoding nitrogenase iron protein, whose protein sequence is MSKLRQIAFYGKGGIGKSTTSQNTLAALAEMGQKILIVGCDPKADSTRLILHAKAQDTILSLAAEAGSVEDLEIEDVMKIGYRDIRCVESGGPEPGVGCAGRGVITSINFLEENGAYEGVDYVSYDVLGDVVCGGFAMPIRENKAQEIYIVMSGEMMAMYAANNISKGILKYANSGGVRLGGLVCNERQTDKELELAESLAGKLGSRLIHFVPRDNIVQHAELRRMTVLEYAPDSKQAGEYRTLAQKVHANAGNGTIPTPITMDELEDLLMQHGIMKAVDESEVGKSAAELAA, encoded by the coding sequence ATGTCCAAGCTTCGCCAAATCGCCTTCTACGGCAAGGGTGGCATCGGCAAGTCCACCACCTCGCAAAACACCCTGGCCGCCCTGGCTGAAATGGGTCAGAAGATCCTGATCGTCGGCTGCGATCCCAAGGCCGACTCGACCCGCCTGATCCTGCACGCCAAGGCCCAGGACACCATCCTGTCGCTGGCCGCCGAAGCCGGCTCGGTGGAAGACCTCGAGATCGAGGACGTGATGAAGATCGGCTACCGCGACATCCGTTGCGTCGAGTCCGGTGGCCCGGAGCCGGGCGTCGGCTGCGCCGGCCGCGGCGTGATCACCTCGATCAACTTCCTGGAAGAAAACGGCGCCTACGAAGGTGTGGATTACGTCAGCTACGACGTGCTGGGCGACGTGGTGTGCGGTGGCTTCGCCATGCCCATCCGCGAGAACAAGGCCCAGGAGATCTACATCGTGATGTCGGGCGAGATGATGGCCATGTACGCGGCCAACAACATCTCCAAGGGCATCCTGAAGTACGCCAACTCGGGCGGCGTGCGCCTGGGCGGCCTGGTGTGCAACGAGCGCCAGACCGACAAGGAACTCGAGCTGGCCGAGTCGCTGGCCGGCAAGCTGGGCAGCCGCCTGATCCACTTCGTGCCGCGCGACAACATCGTGCAGCACGCCGAGCTGCGCCGCATGACCGTGCTCGAGTACGCGCCCGACAGCAAGCAGGCCGGCGAGTACCGCACCCTGGCCCAGAAGGTGCACGCCAATGCCGGCAACGGCACGATCCCCACGCCCATCACCATGGATGAGCTGGAAGACCTGCTGATGCAGCACGGGATCATGAAGGCGGTCGACGAAAGCGAAGTCGGCAAGTCCGCCGCCGAGCTCGCCGCCTGA
- a CDS encoding SDR family oxidoreductase has product MIAITGANGQLGRLILQQLLARGVPAASIVATVRSPAKAADLAALGVQLREADYNRPETLARALQGVQRLLLVSSSEVGQRLPQHRAVIDAARAAGVAWLGYTSLLHADRSPLGLAAEHRDTEALIRASGLPHTVLRNGWYTENYLASLAPALQHGAFIGSAGAGRIASATRLDYAEAAATVLARPPAGNTVFELAGDSSYTLAELAAELSRQAGRSVPYVNLPQADYAAALTAAGLPPPLAALLADSDAGAAQGGLLDEGRALSALIGRATTPLAAAMAQALAALPPQVA; this is encoded by the coding sequence ATGATTGCCATCACCGGCGCCAACGGCCAGCTCGGCCGCCTGATCCTCCAGCAACTTCTGGCGCGCGGCGTGCCGGCGGCCAGCATCGTGGCCACCGTGCGCTCGCCGGCCAAGGCCGCCGATCTGGCCGCCCTGGGCGTGCAGCTGCGCGAGGCCGACTACAACCGCCCCGAGACCCTGGCCCGCGCGCTGCAGGGCGTGCAGCGCCTGCTGCTGGTGTCGTCCAGCGAGGTGGGGCAGCGCCTGCCGCAGCACCGCGCGGTGATCGACGCCGCCCGCGCCGCCGGCGTGGCCTGGCTGGGCTACACCAGCCTGCTGCATGCCGATCGCTCGCCGCTGGGTCTGGCCGCCGAGCACCGCGATACCGAGGCGCTGATCCGCGCCTCGGGCCTGCCGCACACCGTGCTGCGCAACGGCTGGTACACCGAGAACTACCTCGCCAGCCTGGCCCCGGCGCTGCAGCATGGCGCGTTCATCGGCAGCGCGGGCGCGGGCCGCATCGCCTCGGCCACGCGGCTCGACTATGCCGAGGCCGCCGCCACCGTGCTGGCCCGGCCGCCCGCGGGCAACACCGTCTTCGAGCTGGCCGGCGACAGCAGCTACACGCTGGCCGAACTGGCCGCCGAGCTGAGCCGCCAGGCCGGCCGCAGCGTGCCCTATGTGAACCTGCCGCAGGCCGACTACGCCGCCGCCCTCACCGCCGCCGGCCTGCCGCCGCCACTGGCGGCGCTGCTGGCTGATTCAGACGCTGGCGCCGCGCAAGGCGGCCTGCTCGACGAGGGCCGGGCGCTCTCGGCGCTGATCGGCCGCGCCACCACGCCGCTGGCCGCGGCCATGGCCCAGGCCCTGGCCGCGCTGCCGCCCCAGGTCGCCTGA
- the nifK gene encoding nitrogenase molybdenum-iron protein subunit beta, producing MPQSADKILDHELLFREPEYQEIFRSKKTEFEFNHADDKIAEIRDWTKTKDYKEKNFARDSLVVNPAKACQPLGAVYVANGFAKTMSFVHGSQGCVAYYRSHFSRHFKEPTSCVSSSMTEDAAVFGGLNNMIDGLANTYSLYKPDMIAVSTTCMAEVIGDDLDAFIKNSKQKGSVPADFDVPFAHTPAFVGSHVTGYDNALLGVLKHFWDGKAGTAPALERTPNESINFIGGFDGFVVGNMKEIRRIFDLFGADYTVLCDPSEVWNTPTDGEFRMYEGGTTKAEVEAALHAKATIVFQEYCCEKTIKYLKEKGQEVVALNAPVGVAGTDEFIMAISRLTGKPVPAALEKERGQLVDAMADSQAHLHGKKYALYGDPDQMIGYAQFLLELGAEPTHVLATNGNDDWAAKVQKVFDASPFGKDCKVYPKRDLWHMRSLLHTEPVDFLIGNTYGKYLERDVGTPLIRLVFPIFDRHHYHRYPTWGYDGALRLLTMFLDEFFETLDANTIVPSKTDYSYDIIR from the coding sequence ATGCCTCAATCAGCCGACAAGATCCTCGACCACGAGCTGCTGTTCCGTGAGCCCGAGTACCAGGAAATCTTCCGCAGCAAGAAGACCGAGTTCGAGTTCAACCACGCCGACGACAAGATCGCCGAGATCCGTGACTGGACCAAGACCAAGGACTACAAGGAAAAGAACTTCGCCCGCGACTCGCTGGTGGTGAACCCCGCCAAGGCCTGCCAGCCGCTGGGCGCGGTGTACGTGGCCAACGGCTTTGCCAAGACCATGAGCTTCGTGCACGGCTCGCAGGGCTGCGTGGCGTACTACCGCTCGCACTTCAGCCGCCACTTCAAGGAGCCCACCAGCTGCGTCAGCTCGTCGATGACCGAGGACGCCGCGGTGTTCGGCGGCCTCAACAACATGATCGACGGCCTGGCCAACACCTACAGCCTGTACAAGCCCGACATGATCGCGGTGAGCACCACCTGCATGGCCGAGGTGATCGGCGACGACCTCGACGCGTTCATCAAGAACAGCAAGCAAAAGGGCTCGGTGCCGGCCGACTTCGACGTGCCCTTCGCGCACACGCCGGCCTTCGTGGGCAGCCACGTGACGGGTTACGACAACGCGCTGCTGGGGGTGCTCAAGCACTTCTGGGACGGCAAGGCCGGCACCGCGCCGGCGCTCGAGCGCACGCCCAACGAGAGCATCAACTTCATCGGCGGCTTTGACGGCTTCGTCGTCGGCAACATGAAGGAGATCCGCCGCATCTTCGATCTGTTCGGCGCCGACTACACCGTGCTCTGCGACCCCAGCGAGGTGTGGAACACGCCCACCGACGGCGAGTTCCGCATGTACGAGGGCGGCACCACCAAGGCCGAGGTCGAGGCGGCGCTGCATGCCAAGGCGACCATCGTCTTCCAGGAGTACTGCTGCGAGAAGACCATCAAGTACCTCAAGGAGAAGGGCCAGGAGGTGGTGGCCCTGAACGCCCCGGTGGGCGTGGCCGGCACCGACGAGTTCATCATGGCCATCAGCCGCCTGACCGGCAAGCCGGTGCCCGCCGCGCTGGAGAAGGAGCGTGGCCAGCTGGTGGACGCCATGGCCGACAGCCAGGCCCACCTGCACGGCAAGAAGTACGCGCTGTACGGCGACCCCGACCAGATGATCGGCTATGCGCAGTTCCTGCTGGAGCTCGGCGCCGAGCCGACCCACGTGCTGGCCACCAACGGCAACGACGACTGGGCCGCCAAGGTGCAGAAGGTGTTCGACGCCAGCCCCTTCGGCAAGGACTGCAAGGTCTACCCCAAGCGCGACCTGTGGCACATGCGCAGCCTGCTGCACACCGAGCCGGTGGACTTCCTGATCGGCAACACCTACGGCAAGTACCTCGAGCGCGACGTGGGCACGCCGCTGATCCGCCTGGTGTTCCCGATCTTCGATCGCCACCACTACCACCGCTACCCCACCTGGGGCTATGACGGCGCGCTGCGCCTGCTGACGATGTTCCTGGACGAGTTCTTCGAGACGCTGGATGCGAACACCATCGTCCCGTCGAAGACCGACTACTCCTACGACATCATCCGCTGA
- a CDS encoding O-linked N-acetylglucosamine transferase, SPINDLY family protein gives MSATLPAPASAAARLVRRYLHSRAFCEWEHFDAWAPALLQAAADERVPPFALLSLPGIDAQQQRWLAGQWMQARLAPSRAARAEAARQFAGLPRPAQRGGRIRVGYLSNDFHQHATALLMVEMLEAHDRSAFELHALSYGADCGRGMRQRLQAATGQFHDITALDDGAAARHIHGLGIDLLVDLKGYTAGTRARLLGWRAAPVQVSYLGYPGTLGSDCCDYLISDRFVTPPGSDGAYSEALACLPHSYQPHGRAAGAAGAASAAAGQPPTRAAAGLPETGLVLCCFNQAWKFTPAVFDRWCRLLEALPGSVLWLLHDAQAEGQLRGEALRRGVMPQRLVFAPPLPQDQHLARLALADLVLDTLPYNAHTTASDALWMGVPLVTCAGNTFAGRVAGSLLRAAGLPELVTHDLDAYEQLALALGRDAPRLAQLRRRLAGLRAAAPLFDVARYTRDLEALYTTMWQRHCRGQAPVAIGALA, from the coding sequence ATGTCTGCCACCTTGCCCGCCCCTGCCAGCGCCGCGGCGCGCCTGGTGCGGCGCTACCTGCACAGCCGCGCGTTCTGCGAGTGGGAACACTTCGACGCCTGGGCGCCGGCGCTGCTGCAGGCGGCAGCCGATGAGCGCGTGCCGCCGTTTGCGCTGCTCTCGCTGCCGGGCATCGATGCGCAGCAGCAGCGCTGGCTGGCCGGGCAGTGGATGCAGGCGCGCCTGGCGCCCAGCCGCGCCGCCCGCGCCGAGGCCGCGCGCCAGTTTGCCGGCCTGCCGCGCCCGGCGCAGCGTGGTGGCCGCATCCGCGTGGGCTATCTGTCGAACGACTTCCACCAGCACGCCACCGCGCTGCTGATGGTGGAGATGCTCGAGGCCCATGACCGCAGCGCCTTCGAGCTGCATGCGCTGAGCTACGGCGCCGACTGCGGCCGCGGCATGCGCCAGCGCCTGCAGGCCGCCACCGGCCAGTTCCACGACATCACGGCGCTCGACGACGGCGCCGCCGCGCGCCACATCCACGGCCTGGGCATCGACCTGCTGGTCGACCTGAAGGGCTACACCGCCGGCACCCGTGCCCGGCTGCTGGGCTGGCGCGCCGCGCCGGTGCAGGTGAGCTACCTGGGCTACCCGGGCACGCTGGGCAGCGACTGCTGCGACTACCTGATCAGCGACCGCTTCGTCACCCCGCCCGGCAGCGACGGCGCCTACAGCGAGGCCCTGGCCTGCCTGCCGCACAGCTACCAGCCGCATGGCCGGGCCGCCGGCGCTGCCGGGGCCGCCAGCGCCGCGGCGGGGCAGCCGCCCACGCGCGCCGCCGCCGGCCTGCCCGAGACCGGCCTGGTGCTGTGCTGCTTCAACCAGGCCTGGAAGTTCACCCCGGCGGTGTTCGACCGCTGGTGCCGGCTGCTCGAGGCCCTGCCCGGCAGCGTGCTGTGGCTGCTGCACGACGCGCAGGCCGAGGGCCAGCTGCGCGGCGAGGCGCTGCGCCGCGGCGTGATGCCGCAGCGCCTGGTGTTTGCCCCGCCGCTGCCGCAAGACCAGCACCTGGCCCGCCTGGCGCTGGCCGATCTGGTGCTGGACACGCTGCCCTACAACGCCCACACCACGGCCAGCGACGCGCTGTGGATGGGCGTGCCGCTGGTCACCTGCGCCGGCAACACCTTTGCCGGCCGCGTGGCCGGCAGCCTGCTGCGCGCTGCCGGCCTGCCCGAGCTGGTGACCCACGACCTCGACGCCTACGAGCAGCTGGCGCTGGCGCTCGGCCGCGACGCGCCACGCCTGGCGCAGCTGCGCCGCCGGCTGGCCGGACTGCGGGCCGCCGCGCCCTTGTTCGACGTGGCGCGCTACACCCGCGACCTGGAGGCGCTGTACACCACCATGTGGCAGCGCCACTGCCGCGGCCAGGCGCCGGTGGCCATCGGCGCCCTGGCTTGA
- the nifD gene encoding nitrogenase molybdenum-iron protein alpha chain, whose translation MSMTVEERKAANKALIDEVLKAYPEKMAKRRAKHLGQYEEGKPDCGVKSNIKSLPGVMTIRGCAYAGSKGVVWGPIKDMIHISHGPVGCGQYSWAARRNYYIGTTGIDTFVTMQFTSDFQEKDIVFGGDKKLDKIIDEIQALFPLNKGISIQSECPIGLIGDDIEAVSKKKTKEYDGHTIVPVRCEGFRGVSQSLGHHIANDAIRDWVFDKVDPNKRPEFVSTPYDVAIIGDYNIGGDAWSSRILLEEMGLRVIAQWSGDGTIAELENTPKAKLNVLHCYRSMNYISRHMEEKYGVPWVEYNFFGPTMIEKSLREIASHFDDTIKAKAEEVIAKYKPLTQAVIDKYKPRLQGKKVMLYVGGLRPRHVIGAYEDLGMDVVGTGYEFGHNDDYQRTTHYVKDATLIYDDVTGYEFEKLVDAVQPDLVGSGIKEKYVFQKMGVPFRQMHSWDYSGPYHGYDGFAIFARDMDMAISSPIWALAKNAPWKKTA comes from the coding sequence ATGAGCATGACGGTTGAAGAGCGCAAGGCCGCGAACAAGGCCTTGATCGACGAGGTCTTGAAGGCCTATCCCGAGAAGATGGCCAAGCGCCGCGCCAAGCATCTGGGCCAGTACGAAGAAGGCAAGCCCGACTGCGGCGTCAAGTCCAACATCAAGTCGCTGCCCGGGGTGATGACCATCCGCGGCTGCGCCTACGCCGGCTCCAAGGGCGTGGTGTGGGGTCCGATCAAGGACATGATCCACATCTCGCACGGCCCGGTGGGCTGCGGCCAGTACAGCTGGGCCGCCCGCCGCAACTACTACATCGGCACCACCGGCATCGACACCTTCGTGACGATGCAGTTCACCAGCGATTTCCAGGAGAAGGACATCGTCTTCGGTGGCGACAAGAAGCTCGACAAGATCATCGACGAGATCCAGGCCCTGTTCCCGCTGAACAAGGGCATCTCGATCCAGAGCGAATGTCCGATCGGCCTGATCGGCGACGACATCGAGGCGGTGTCGAAGAAGAAGACCAAGGAATACGACGGCCACACCATCGTGCCGGTGCGCTGCGAAGGCTTTCGCGGCGTGAGCCAGTCGCTGGGCCACCACATCGCCAACGACGCCATCCGCGACTGGGTGTTCGACAAGGTCGATCCCAACAAGCGCCCCGAGTTCGTCTCGACCCCGTACGACGTGGCCATCATCGGCGACTACAACATCGGTGGCGATGCCTGGTCGAGCCGCATCCTGCTGGAAGAGATGGGCCTGCGCGTGATCGCCCAGTGGTCGGGCGACGGCACCATCGCCGAGCTGGAGAACACCCCCAAGGCCAAGCTCAATGTGCTGCACTGCTACCGCTCGATGAACTACATCAGCCGGCACATGGAAGAGAAGTACGGCGTGCCCTGGGTCGAGTACAACTTCTTCGGCCCGACCATGATCGAGAAGAGCCTGCGCGAGATCGCCAGCCACTTCGACGACACCATCAAGGCCAAGGCCGAGGAAGTGATCGCCAAGTACAAGCCGCTCACGCAGGCCGTGATCGACAAGTACAAGCCGCGCCTGCAGGGCAAGAAGGTCATGCTGTACGTGGGCGGCCTGCGCCCGCGCCACGTGATCGGCGCCTACGAGGACCTGGGCATGGACGTGGTCGGCACCGGCTACGAGTTCGGCCACAACGACGACTACCAGCGCACCACGCACTACGTGAAGGACGCCACGTTGATCTATGACGACGTGACCGGCTACGAGTTCGAGAAGCTGGTCGACGCCGTGCAGCCCGACCTGGTGGGCTCGGGCATCAAGGAGAAGTACGTCTTCCAGAAGATGGGCGTGCCCTTCCGCCAGATGCACAGCTGGGACTACTCGGGCCCGTACCACGGCTATGACGGCTTCGCCATCTTCGCCCGTGACATGGACATGGCCATCAGCAGCCCGATCTGGGCCCTGGCCAAGAACGCCCCGTGGAAGAAGACGGCGTGA
- a CDS encoding group II truncated hemoglobin — MSTPLPTASAASAAPAPNTHYGRLGGHDAVLRLVEAFYRAMDTRADAAVIRAMHEPDLAATRRVLVKYLSEWMGGPREYTPERGAPMLRRRHQPFDIDAAARDAWMACMRQAMDELGVEAGLRAELDAAFWKLADFIRNTESFSPPPHQD; from the coding sequence GTGAGCACACCCCTGCCGACTGCCTCTGCGGCCTCTGCTGCCCCCGCACCCAACACCCACTATGGGCGGCTGGGCGGGCACGACGCGGTGCTGCGCCTGGTGGAGGCCTTCTACCGGGCGATGGACACGCGGGCCGATGCCGCGGTGATCCGCGCCATGCACGAACCCGATCTGGCCGCCACGCGCCGCGTGCTGGTGAAGTACCTGTCCGAATGGATGGGCGGACCGCGCGAGTACACGCCAGAACGTGGCGCGCCCATGCTGCGGCGCCGCCATCAGCCCTTCGACATCGATGCCGCCGCGCGCGATGCCTGGATGGCCTGCATGCGCCAGGCGATGGACGAGCTGGGTGTCGAAGCCGGCCTGCGTGCCGAGCTGGACGCGGCCTTCTGGAAGCTGGCCGACTTCATCCGCAACACCGAATCCTTTTCCCCACCCCCCCACCAGGACTGA
- a CDS encoding DUF2779 domain-containing protein: MQASPDMAATSPASPATATTSATQQDWLDTDDLLRWRQCPRRYWWQREALAAGSAVAADALSADDGSSHALRPDDGPVGAAVGQALRASHPMGVEIVAPAGPHDAPGWALAVRATAAALDAGVLDAEGGAIVGACLASDDGVRVRADLLAPGERGLRVLRLRHATAGNEADVDAAALWAHVAARSGLRLQGVALRLVDTDFVYPGHGLYAGLYRDSDLSPMLGSRPVPAWLVAMRQCARGGLPAATPGAHCGGAAPCPWRPRCDAAPPEPEATAPDALAVLGRDHAQRLRAAGFARLGELSAAQAAAQLGEPRLQHIWQAVTQGAPVIAPALGAQLRAMPWPRRWLRIDTLGYAVPVWAGTRPYQALPFQWTLADESGPGTLLWHAYLAGAGAGTDPRRAWAESLLAAAAPVPFEAGPVFAYNAGYERNRLAELATLFDDLAPALLALQARLVDLYPLMRAHVYHPEMRGAWSFRAVARAFVPELGGHRFGADSPLPPLAASPAEAMARALHPGTSAPVREALRGALLAHGRRQVQVLMALTRRFEQAAP, from the coding sequence ATGCAAGCGTCTCCCGACATGGCCGCCACCAGCCCCGCCAGCCCCGCCACCGCCACCACCTCCGCCACCCAGCAGGACTGGCTGGACACCGATGACCTGCTGCGCTGGCGCCAGTGCCCGCGCCGCTACTGGTGGCAGCGCGAGGCCCTGGCCGCCGGCAGCGCGGTGGCGGCCGATGCGCTCTCGGCCGACGATGGATCAAGCCATGCGCTGCGGCCCGACGACGGCCCGGTGGGCGCCGCGGTGGGCCAGGCCCTGCGCGCCAGCCACCCGATGGGCGTGGAGATCGTGGCCCCGGCCGGCCCGCACGACGCGCCCGGCTGGGCGCTGGCCGTGCGCGCCACCGCCGCCGCGCTGGATGCCGGCGTGCTGGACGCCGAGGGCGGCGCCATCGTCGGCGCCTGCCTGGCCAGCGACGATGGCGTGCGGGTGCGTGCCGACCTGCTGGCGCCGGGCGAGCGCGGCCTGCGCGTGCTGCGCCTGCGCCATGCCACCGCCGGCAACGAGGCCGATGTGGACGCCGCCGCGCTGTGGGCCCATGTTGCCGCGCGCAGCGGCCTGCGCCTGCAGGGCGTGGCGCTGCGCCTGGTGGACACCGACTTCGTCTACCCCGGCCATGGCCTGTATGCCGGCCTGTACCGCGACAGCGATCTGAGCCCGATGCTCGGCAGCCGCCCGGTGCCCGCCTGGCTGGTGGCCATGCGCCAGTGCGCGCGCGGCGGCCTGCCCGCCGCCACGCCCGGCGCCCATTGCGGCGGCGCCGCGCCCTGCCCGTGGCGCCCGCGCTGCGACGCCGCCCCGCCCGAGCCCGAAGCCACCGCGCCCGACGCGCTGGCGGTGCTGGGCCGCGACCACGCGCAGCGCCTGCGCGCGGCAGGCTTTGCGCGGCTGGGCGAGCTGTCGGCCGCGCAGGCGGCGGCGCAGCTCGGCGAGCCGCGCCTGCAGCACATCTGGCAGGCCGTGACCCAGGGCGCACCGGTGATCGCGCCAGCGCTTGGCGCCCAGCTGCGCGCCATGCCCTGGCCGCGGCGCTGGCTGCGCATCGACACGCTGGGCTATGCCGTGCCGGTGTGGGCCGGCACGCGGCCCTACCAGGCGCTGCCCTTCCAGTGGACGCTGGCCGACGAATCCGGGCCCGGCACGCTGCTGTGGCATGCCTACCTGGCCGGCGCCGGCGCCGGCACCGACCCGCGCCGCGCCTGGGCCGAATCGCTGCTGGCCGCGGCCGCGCCGGTGCCCTTCGAGGCCGGCCCGGTGTTCGCCTACAACGCCGGCTACGAGCGCAACCGCCTGGCCGAGCTGGCCACGCTGTTCGACGACCTGGCGCCGGCCCTGCTGGCGCTGCAGGCGCGGCTGGTCGACCTGTACCCGCTGATGCGCGCCCATGTCTACCACCCCGAGATGCGCGGCGCCTGGTCGTTTCGCGCCGTGGCCCGGGCCTTCGTGCCCGAACTGGGCGGCCACCGCTTTGGCGCCGACAGCCCGCTGCCGCCGCTGGCCGCATCACCTGCCGAGGCCATGGCGCGGGCACTGCACCCGGGCACGTCGGCGCCGGTGCGCGAGGCCCTGCGCGGTGCGCTGCTGGCGCATGGCCGGCGGCAGGTGCAGGTGCTGATGGCGCTGACCCGGCGCTTCGAGCAGGCGGCGCCCTGA
- a CDS encoding methyl-accepting chemotaxis protein: protein MSLARYFRIPGTTRAALASIIDGSGTLSARVLPVTPLGFAASRFLERIRSLVLVARGNSIETAINVAQLKKRVDLSAAQATQQCADATALTEAARRVTQLSDGMDRDASVINEVAARNLDSAQQSMAELAAVRERMAQIDATVADFNHTVAELAEGAKAIANIGQVIRTIAMQTNLLALNAAIEAARAGESGRGFAVVAKEVRGLAERVNAETREIGERSAKMQELVATTAAGTQRISSGVADTVREVGSTNERFEAFMADFRGMAGTVRGIVGSIGELSTVNRDMNQRIEAVAGSAQQVSAMMSDATGRMDELRQNCEVVQGALAEFRTGRTTFDALVDAANGLRERTTAVLARRLAQGGDVFDQQYQRIAHSDPPRYTTRYDQAVEPELQALYDALLASLPGCVYALAVDNQGYAPAHNKVFSNPPSGDRATDLAKCRHKRIFDDPVGTKLARNQQRFLFQTYLRDTGEVINDLSMPIFLNGRHWGAVRVGFDSDKLR, encoded by the coding sequence ATGAGCCTTGCCCGCTACTTTCGCATTCCAGGTACCACGCGCGCCGCGCTGGCGTCGATCATCGACGGCAGCGGCACGCTCAGCGCCCGGGTGCTGCCGGTCACGCCGCTGGGCTTTGCGGCCTCGCGCTTTCTCGAGCGCATCCGCAGCCTGGTGCTGGTGGCGCGCGGCAACAGCATCGAGACCGCCATCAACGTGGCGCAGCTGAAGAAGCGGGTCGACCTGAGCGCCGCACAGGCCACCCAGCAATGCGCCGACGCCACCGCGCTCACCGAGGCGGCACGGCGCGTCACCCAGCTGTCGGACGGCATGGACCGCGACGCCTCGGTGATCAACGAGGTGGCCGCCCGCAACCTCGACAGCGCCCAGCAGTCGATGGCCGAGCTGGCCGCGGTGCGCGAGCGCATGGCGCAGATCGATGCCACGGTGGCCGACTTCAACCACACCGTGGCCGAGCTGGCCGAAGGTGCCAAGGCCATTGCCAACATCGGCCAGGTGATCCGCACCATCGCCATGCAGACCAATCTGCTGGCCCTCAATGCCGCCATCGAGGCCGCCCGCGCCGGCGAGTCGGGCCGCGGCTTTGCCGTGGTGGCCAAGGAGGTGCGCGGCCTGGCCGAGCGCGTCAACGCCGAAACCCGCGAGATCGGCGAGCGCAGCGCCAAGATGCAGGAGCTGGTGGCCACCACCGCCGCCGGCACCCAGCGCATCAGCAGCGGCGTGGCCGACACCGTGCGCGAGGTGGGCAGCACCAACGAGCGCTTCGAGGCCTTCATGGCCGACTTTCGCGGCATGGCCGGCACGGTGCGCGGCATCGTCGGCTCGATCGGCGAGCTTAGCACCGTCAACCGCGACATGAACCAGCGCATCGAGGCCGTGGCCGGCTCGGCCCAGCAGGTCAGCGCGATGATGAGCGACGCCACCGGCCGCATGGACGAGCTGCGCCAGAACTGCGAGGTGGTGCAGGGCGCGCTGGCCGAGTTCCGCACCGGGCGCACCACCTTCGACGCGCTGGTGGACGCCGCCAACGGCCTGCGCGAGCGCACCACCGCCGTGCTGGCCCGGCGCCTGGCCCAAGGCGGCGACGTGTTCGATCAGCAGTACCAGCGCATCGCCCACAGCGACCCGCCGCGCTACACCACCCGCTACGACCAGGCGGTCGAGCCCGAGCTGCAGGCCTTGTACGACGCGCTGCTGGCCTCGCTGCCCGGCTGCGTGTATGCGCTGGCCGTGGACAACCAGGGTTATGCGCCGGCGCACAACAAGGTGTTCTCCAACCCGCCCAGCGGTGACCGCGCCACCGACCTGGCCAAGTGCCGGCACAAGCGCATCTTCGACGACCCGGTGGGCACCAAGCTGGCCCGCAACCAGCAGCGCTTCCTGTTCCAGACCTACCTGCGCGACACCGGCGAGGTGATCAACGACCTGTCGATGCCGATCTTCCTCAACGGCCGGCACTGGGGTGCGGTGCGGGTGGGTTTCGACAGCGACAAGCTGAGGTAG